A portion of the Sphaerochaeta pleomorpha str. Grapes genome contains these proteins:
- a CDS encoding ABC transporter permease translates to MTGPNRKAKHFFGFWNMSSILIILTVLLFLVYPFSSLIFQSFFTPKTTGATLLNYQDFFTLPYYFNALARSLSVAFTTMLTALIIGIPMAYLMTRYNIYGKKVMHVLMIMSLMSPPFIGAYSWIIMFGRAGFLTKALAAIGLRFPTIYGRGGIIVVFTLMMYPYIYLYVSGALSNIDSSLEEAAESLGSSKFKRLITITLPVVLPSIASGAVIVFMTSLADFGTPMLIGEGYKVLPVLIYEEYMSEMGGNANLASALSVVMIFCSTMILLIQKWIVSKKNYVMTASRPPKVIQLSGAKRFFASLPVYIVACLAILPQVVVLITSFVKTRGPIFQKGFSLDSYKNVLYRLSKPITNTYLYSISAIVFIVLFGMIIAYLIVRKKGALGSLLDILVMFPYVIPGSVLGISLLVAFNKQPLLLTGTPLILIISYVVRKMPYTVRSSSAFLQQMDPGIEEASISLGVSPMKTFFKITARLMIPGVISGAILSWITCINELSSSIMLYTGKTATISVAIYTEVVRNSFGTAAALASILSVSTALSLFIFMKVSKGKMSVV, encoded by the coding sequence ATGACAGGTCCCAATAGAAAGGCAAAGCACTTTTTTGGCTTCTGGAATATGTCCAGCATTCTCATTATCCTGACCGTTCTGTTATTTCTTGTGTACCCCTTCTCCTCGTTGATTTTCCAGAGTTTTTTCACTCCGAAAACCACCGGGGCCACCTTGCTCAACTATCAGGATTTCTTCACCCTTCCCTATTACTTCAATGCATTGGCCAGAAGTCTGTCAGTGGCTTTTACCACTATGCTAACTGCTCTGATTATTGGCATTCCCATGGCCTATCTCATGACGAGATACAATATCTATGGAAAAAAGGTAATGCATGTACTGATGATAATGTCCTTGATGTCCCCACCTTTTATCGGGGCCTACTCTTGGATAATTATGTTCGGAAGGGCAGGCTTTTTGACCAAGGCGCTTGCAGCCATCGGGCTGAGGTTCCCTACGATATACGGAAGAGGGGGTATCATCGTTGTCTTCACCCTGATGATGTATCCTTATATTTACCTGTATGTCTCAGGCGCACTTTCCAATATCGACAGCTCCCTTGAGGAAGCGGCCGAAAGCCTAGGTTCAAGCAAGTTCAAACGTTTGATCACCATAACGCTTCCGGTTGTCCTTCCATCCATCGCATCAGGGGCTGTTATTGTTTTCATGACTTCACTTGCAGATTTCGGAACCCCGATGCTCATTGGAGAAGGCTACAAGGTATTGCCTGTCCTCATCTATGAAGAATACATGTCCGAGATGGGTGGCAATGCAAACCTTGCCAGTGCATTGAGTGTAGTTATGATTTTCTGCTCTACCATGATATTGCTTATCCAAAAATGGATTGTATCCAAAAAAAACTACGTAATGACAGCCAGCAGACCTCCGAAGGTCATTCAATTATCCGGGGCGAAGCGTTTCTTTGCATCACTACCAGTGTATATCGTAGCCTGTCTGGCAATCCTTCCCCAGGTAGTCGTATTGATTACTTCGTTTGTCAAAACCCGTGGGCCGATCTTCCAGAAGGGTTTCAGCCTGGACAGTTACAAAAACGTCCTGTACCGGCTTTCCAAACCGATTACCAACACCTATCTGTACTCGATATCGGCAATAGTGTTCATTGTGTTGTTCGGAATGATCATCGCCTATTTGATAGTAAGGAAGAAAGGTGCACTGGGTTCCCTTTTGGATATCCTGGTAATGTTCCCCTACGTCATTCCGGGTTCGGTTCTCGGTATCAGTCTCCTGGTAGCTTTCAACAAGCAACCTTTGCTGCTCACCGGAACCCCTTTGATACTCATCATTTCCTATGTAGTCAGGAAAATGCCCTACACGGTACGCTCTAGCAGCGCCTTTCTCCAACAGATGGACCCTGGGATAGAGGAAGCCTCCATTAGCCTGGGAGTTTCACCGATGAAGACTTTCTTCAAGATTACGGCCAGGCTCATGATCCCTGGGGTTATCTCGGGCGCAATTCTTAGCTGGATTACCTGTATCAATGAATTGAGCTCCAGTATTATGCTCTATACAGGAAAGACGGCTACCATTTCAGTAGCAATCTACACAGAGGTTGTCAGAAATAGTTTCGGTACCGCAGCTGCTTTGGCTTCTATACTCTCAGTTTCCACGGCGCTCTCCCTGTTCATCTTCATGAAGGTTAGCAAAGGGAAGATGTCCGTTGTATGA
- a CDS encoding sensor histidine kinase, with translation MANKSFFSKLLLSFMMVAIIPIVLLGILSMRISIGATRKQLEKQVSSAAIRAGETLALTFTDLQDRLDLFCQDPQLLSVLTSPTKGESEKQQIYQKIFFLLAGKSSRFEMHVIAMDSTIAVSTAYLPKTYNPKEFSSWGLLRTLGEVQGTKVYANRFSSESGTEMIASIGSAIRDTKGTILGYAIIDIPYQRIQEILDSVATELPLSYTILDTCQYLLYDDLSLGEGLPFITPANQSKITSESPSGFLQDFSDKKYLLSSAPFLDNQFTLLSAVPMDLVFQSNNLIAIIAVAMAFIALLFCLLFSWLLAKNFSTSLSKIVLVMGEAEQGNLKARTDVVRDDELGDLANGLNKMIENLDELFEENLQKQDNLRLAEIKQLQAQINPHFLYNTLDSIKYLAKLKMTDEIDTVISRLGTLLKSSINSKGGVETVKETMFIIKSYLELQQICYPGKFDFSMDLDPDIYSFVLPKLIIQPIVENAIIHGMGYKLGKCTLLIKGKVYAESIIFEIIDDGIGMDEELVASVLSPTSVRKETEGMSIGLKNIHRRIQLFFGNEYGLEIESSETFGTTVRIRLPISRQTGHADPVLPTGIFLS, from the coding sequence TTGGCGAACAAAAGCTTTTTCTCCAAGCTCCTGTTGAGTTTCATGATGGTTGCCATCATCCCGATTGTATTGCTCGGGATCCTTTCGATGCGAATTTCCATAGGGGCAACACGCAAACAGTTGGAAAAACAAGTCTCCTCTGCGGCCATTCGCGCAGGGGAAACATTGGCCCTTACGTTCACAGACCTGCAAGACAGGCTCGACCTTTTCTGCCAAGATCCGCAACTTCTTTCTGTTTTGACATCCCCGACGAAAGGAGAGAGCGAAAAACAACAGATCTATCAGAAAATTTTCTTTCTACTTGCTGGAAAATCTTCTCGTTTTGAAATGCATGTCATTGCAATGGATTCGACAATAGCTGTATCGACAGCCTATTTACCAAAAACCTACAACCCAAAAGAATTTTCATCCTGGGGTTTACTCAGAACGTTAGGTGAAGTCCAAGGTACCAAGGTTTATGCAAACAGGTTCTCCTCGGAATCGGGAACGGAAATGATTGCCTCTATCGGGAGTGCCATCAGGGACACAAAGGGAACAATCCTTGGATATGCAATTATAGATATTCCCTACCAGAGAATCCAGGAGATCTTGGATTCAGTAGCCACCGAGCTCCCCCTTTCCTATACTATCCTCGATACTTGTCAGTATCTTCTGTATGATGACCTCTCCCTTGGTGAAGGATTGCCGTTTATAACCCCTGCCAACCAATCAAAGATAACCAGCGAATCGCCTTCTGGGTTCCTGCAGGATTTCAGTGACAAAAAATACTTGCTCTCCTCCGCACCGTTTCTAGACAACCAATTCACCCTCCTTTCTGCAGTTCCTATGGACTTGGTGTTCCAAAGTAACAATCTTATTGCAATCATAGCTGTTGCAATGGCGTTTATTGCTTTGTTGTTCTGCCTGTTGTTTTCGTGGCTTCTTGCTAAAAATTTCAGCACCTCTTTGTCAAAGATTGTCTTGGTGATGGGAGAGGCTGAGCAAGGAAACCTGAAAGCAAGGACGGATGTTGTTCGTGACGATGAGTTGGGAGACCTTGCAAACGGGCTGAATAAAATGATTGAAAACCTCGATGAATTATTCGAAGAGAACCTACAGAAGCAAGACAACCTGAGACTCGCGGAAATCAAACAACTCCAAGCCCAGATCAACCCCCATTTCCTTTACAACACGCTCGACAGCATTAAATATCTCGCTAAATTGAAAATGACTGATGAAATAGACACCGTAATCTCCCGGCTGGGAACCCTGCTTAAAAGCAGTATTAACAGTAAGGGAGGGGTTGAAACCGTCAAGGAAACCATGTTCATTATCAAGAGCTACCTGGAACTGCAACAAATCTGCTACCCTGGCAAATTCGACTTTTCCATGGATCTCGACCCTGATATATATTCCTTTGTATTGCCAAAACTTATTATACAGCCAATAGTTGAAAATGCAATAATCCATGGGATGGGTTACAAGTTGGGGAAATGTACGCTTTTGATAAAGGGGAAGGTCTATGCAGAATCAATCATTTTTGAAATCATCGACGATGGTATCGGAATGGATGAGGAGCTGGTCGCCTCTGTCCTTTCTCCTACTTCCGTCAGAAAAGAAACAGAGGGTATGAGCATAGGGCTTAAGAATATCCACCGGAGGATACAGTTGTTTTTCGGAAACGAATACGGCCTGGAAATCGAAAGCTCAGAAACCTTTGGGACAACGGTAAGAATCAGACTTCCCATAAGTAGACAAACAGGGCACGCTGACCCGGTTTTACCAACCGGCATTTTTTTAAGTTGA
- a CDS encoding response regulator transcription factor: protein MNRIVVVEDSLLLRKGIIYTTDWKKLNCEVVGEADNGYGGCAVIEELQPDIVITDIRMPGIDGIKMIENLQGKTNAMFVIITAFNEFEYACKALKMGVVDYLSKPIDDVEFYSVMKQTCEKVEKIKQYEKLQNQLDMMEDSRIMFFKEYMAGDQSPQGNYVQAAVQFIKENYQKDIGIREIAENLTISESRLSHVFKQNTGYTLGDYIQNFRMKQACLLLSDPTVKVYEVAGQVGFKDQRYFSVMFKKLVGLSPREFQNTFTKLEGDIDA, encoded by the coding sequence ATGAATCGCATTGTAGTTGTAGAAGATTCGCTTCTGCTTAGGAAAGGTATCATCTATACCACAGACTGGAAAAAGCTCAATTGCGAAGTTGTGGGGGAAGCTGACAATGGCTATGGAGGCTGTGCTGTCATCGAAGAACTTCAACCTGATATCGTGATCACAGATATCAGGATGCCGGGAATCGACGGGATCAAAATGATTGAGAATTTGCAGGGGAAAACAAACGCAATGTTTGTAATCATCACTGCATTCAATGAATTCGAATATGCTTGCAAGGCCCTGAAAATGGGAGTTGTGGACTACCTTTCAAAACCAATAGATGATGTGGAATTCTATTCTGTCATGAAACAGACGTGCGAGAAGGTCGAAAAAATAAAGCAATATGAAAAACTCCAAAACCAGCTTGATATGATGGAAGACAGTCGAATCATGTTTTTCAAGGAATATATGGCAGGGGATCAATCTCCTCAGGGAAACTATGTGCAGGCGGCAGTCCAGTTTATAAAAGAGAACTACCAGAAGGATATAGGAATACGAGAGATAGCAGAAAACCTTACCATAAGCGAAAGCCGCCTGAGCCATGTATTCAAGCAGAATACTGGCTATACCCTAGGCGATTACATCCAGAATTTTCGCATGAAGCAGGCTTGCCTCCTACTTTCCGACCCTACAGTAAAAGTATATGAGGTAGCGGGTCAGGTTGGGTTCAAGGACCAGAGGTATTTCAGTGTTATGTTCAAAAAACTGGTGGGATTGTCCCCAAGGGAGTTTCAGAACACGTTCACAAAGCTGGAAGGAGATATCGATGCATGA
- a CDS encoding acyltransferase domain-containing protein, whose amino-acid sequence MHEIDWKQFSAMTMIEKPLQERLSAWFDFLKSETGIVTILEQGELAITQQAEKEAALCIKQGCSLVEQENQSLFPLVFLAYVLPASLALFAEKKIPDMIVKDTFSDVGRWVAAYGKTHQGAYGFDRYYWILHHFCAHLFQIGRLQYEVGTFAFPYTIYRCKQDNSLVCLADKNLQVNASGHLCGTNGNYAGKWETLWSVQGGSLLANRVDLETGTIVQTPVQFSYDDLDLLVQKGSPVLHLHISEGSPLTPAEVTESIKKAKTFFSDLHITFNALLCDSWLLDPNLSKFLPEEGNICSFMRRFSKFPVLHEHPQILERVLGPLAPTTGSSLGRLLIEYLQKGGSVYTTGGFLTEEMFMQ is encoded by the coding sequence ATGCATGAAATAGATTGGAAACAGTTTTCTGCAATGACCATGATAGAAAAACCACTGCAAGAAAGGCTTTCGGCGTGGTTTGATTTTCTGAAAAGCGAAACGGGAATAGTAACTATCCTTGAACAGGGAGAGTTGGCAATAACACAACAAGCAGAGAAAGAAGCTGCGCTTTGCATCAAACAGGGGTGCTCCCTAGTCGAGCAAGAAAACCAGTCTTTGTTCCCCTTGGTCTTCCTTGCCTATGTCTTGCCAGCCTCCCTTGCGTTGTTTGCAGAGAAAAAAATCCCGGACATGATTGTCAAAGATACCTTTTCCGATGTCGGACGTTGGGTTGCCGCATATGGGAAAACACACCAAGGGGCTTATGGATTTGACCGATATTACTGGATCCTGCACCATTTCTGCGCACACCTTTTCCAAATCGGAAGATTGCAATATGAGGTAGGGACGTTTGCTTTCCCGTACACCATCTATCGTTGTAAACAGGACAATTCGCTGGTTTGCCTTGCCGATAAAAACCTCCAGGTTAATGCTAGCGGCCATCTTTGCGGGACAAATGGAAACTATGCAGGAAAATGGGAAACCCTTTGGTCGGTACAAGGGGGAAGCCTTTTAGCCAACAGGGTAGACCTGGAGACCGGGACGATAGTGCAAACACCCGTGCAGTTTTCCTATGATGACCTTGATTTGCTGGTTCAAAAAGGCTCGCCGGTTCTCCATCTCCATATTAGCGAGGGGTCACCCCTTACCCCTGCAGAAGTAACGGAATCCATCAAGAAAGCCAAGACTTTCTTCTCTGACCTACACATCACTTTTAACGCTTTGCTGTGTGATTCCTGGTTGCTCGACCCAAACCTCTCGAAATTCCTGCCAGAAGAGGGAAATATCTGCTCATTCATGAGACGCTTCTCAAAGTTCCCGGTACTCCATGAACATCCCCAGATTCTTGAACGGGTCTTGGGACCCCTTGCCCCTACCACAGGGTCTTCGCTGGGAAGACTTCTGATCGAATATCTGCAAAAAGGTGGTAGCGTCTACACTACAGGTGGGTTCCTTACCGAAGAGATGTTTATGCAATAG
- a CDS encoding alpha/beta hydrolase, translating into MVNYDLSPKMKRLVALLDRVSLNDPEDLTPKRIQEINDISIPNNAVMRRLLGKKASNIDSKTFIIPVTDGVVTGYYFEKRGTRELSDLTPLIIFYHGGGWVWGNMNLYNFFCARLADITHASVLSVDYRLAPKYKFPTAVEDCYDTLIWAAAGCRYWKTDPDRIYLVGDSAGGNLAAVVSRLARDRKGPAIAGQVLLYPVTDGRMRTTSYAKYKDSPTLTDKQMAFFINNYQREPKDILNPSFSPLLGKDHSRLPQTLIIGAEYDPLHDDGMLYADALASADTPVKYLEVKKTIHGFINYPNATGSEETECALIQFIGGRPVQQVALITRREWNKAMKKELRNIKKQSKYHISAEVQ; encoded by the coding sequence ATGGTTAATTACGATCTGTCTCCAAAGATGAAACGACTGGTGGCACTTCTCGATAGAGTTTCCCTAAACGATCCTGAAGACCTGACTCCAAAACGCATCCAAGAGATTAACGATATTTCGATTCCCAACAATGCAGTTATGAGAAGGCTTCTTGGCAAGAAAGCCTCAAATATTGACAGCAAAACGTTTATCATACCTGTCACCGATGGGGTTGTTACCGGGTACTACTTTGAAAAGCGGGGAACCAGGGAACTTTCCGACCTTACTCCTTTGATTATTTTCTATCATGGGGGCGGTTGGGTATGGGGAAACATGAACCTGTATAACTTTTTCTGTGCCCGGCTCGCCGACATAACCCATGCCTCGGTGCTTTCCGTCGACTACCGGCTTGCCCCGAAATACAAGTTCCCCACGGCTGTCGAGGATTGCTACGACACCCTTATCTGGGCAGCGGCGGGTTGCCGTTACTGGAAAACAGACCCCGACAGAATCTATCTGGTAGGAGACAGTGCAGGGGGAAACCTTGCCGCGGTGGTAAGCCGTCTGGCAAGGGACCGCAAAGGACCAGCCATTGCAGGACAGGTTCTTCTCTACCCGGTAACAGACGGACGGATGCGTACAACAAGTTACGCCAAATACAAGGACTCACCAACACTTACCGACAAGCAGATGGCGTTCTTTATCAACAACTACCAACGGGAACCCAAGGATATCCTAAACCCCAGCTTCTCACCGCTTCTGGGCAAGGACCATTCCCGTTTACCCCAAACCCTTATTATCGGAGCTGAGTACGATCCCCTTCATGATGACGGGATGCTCTATGCAGATGCCTTGGCCTCGGCAGATACCCCTGTCAAATACCTTGAAGTGAAAAAGACAATCCACGGGTTTATCAACTATCCGAATGCAACAGGATCTGAAGAAACCGAATGTGCACTTATTCAGTTCATCGGGGGCAGACCGGTACAACAAGTTGCGCTCATCACCCGTAGGGAATGGAACAAGGCAATGAAAAAAGAACTCCGAAATATTAAGAAACAGAGCAAGTATCATATTTCGGCAGAGGTGCAATAG
- a CDS encoding LacI family DNA-binding transcriptional regulator, producing the protein MSILLKDIAAATGFSINTVSRALRGDQKISAESRTKIQESAKMLGYMPNSIAASMRSNHSKMVGIISADSANPFFSEVVRGIEEMASKADYHILLASTEESMQKECDLIRMFLCRKVDGIISMPVFDTNSKHLQLYQGLDIPFIFPGRRLEGLGGHSILHNDRDGQRQVISHFISNGHTKILYIAGPKKISNTIDRLAGLAEAYSNAELELDPDYIVEASGHIEDGYYLTNQALNRGMGFTAVACFNDMLAMGVLKSLYENNLRVPEDIEVFGYDNLYMSQFMQPSLSTVDVPKYRLGYVAMETLIEHIQDPSLEYITKDFPTRLIFRETTR; encoded by the coding sequence GTGAGTATACTATTAAAAGATATTGCAGCGGCAACAGGCTTTTCAATTAACACAGTCTCCCGGGCGTTAAGGGGAGACCAGAAGATTTCTGCTGAATCACGAACCAAAATTCAAGAATCAGCAAAAATGCTCGGGTATATGCCTAACTCAATCGCTGCCAGTATGCGATCAAACCATTCCAAGATGGTCGGTATCATTTCCGCAGATTCTGCAAACCCGTTTTTCAGTGAGGTTGTCCGAGGAATTGAGGAAATGGCAAGCAAGGCCGATTATCATATACTCCTGGCCAGTACCGAAGAATCGATGCAGAAGGAATGCGACCTCATCAGGATGTTTCTCTGCCGGAAAGTCGATGGGATAATCTCAATGCCCGTGTTTGACACCAATAGCAAACACCTCCAGCTCTACCAGGGACTCGATATCCCGTTCATTTTCCCGGGTCGACGCCTTGAGGGACTCGGGGGGCACAGCATCCTGCACAATGACAGGGATGGACAACGGCAAGTCATCTCCCATTTCATTTCAAACGGCCATACAAAGATACTGTATATCGCAGGGCCAAAAAAAATAAGCAATACTATCGACAGGCTTGCAGGACTTGCAGAAGCCTATTCAAACGCAGAGCTCGAGCTTGACCCTGACTATATCGTCGAAGCCTCAGGACATATAGAGGATGGATATTATCTGACGAACCAAGCATTGAACAGGGGAATGGGGTTTACAGCCGTAGCCTGTTTTAATGATATGCTGGCCATGGGCGTGCTTAAAAGCCTCTATGAAAACAATTTGAGGGTTCCAGAGGATATTGAGGTCTTCGGTTATGACAATCTCTACATGTCACAGTTCATGCAACCGAGTCTCAGTACTGTTGATGTTCCTAAATATAGATTGGGGTACGTTGCAATGGAGACCCTGATCGAACACATCCAAGATCCGAGTCTGGAATATATAACAAAGGATTTTCCAACGAGGTTGATTTTCAGGGAAACTACCCGTTAG
- a CDS encoding ABC transporter substrate-binding protein → MRKNILLVVLVALLASNMLFAQAAPEQKKAEGPIEITFWSLFTGGDGEFFDAMVKQFNASQDKIIMKNDMVKFDNYYTKLTTALAAKTAPDVVVVHQGNLLNYVPSGSLLALDGLFDEATLADFQKAPLDGCRFEGKLYSIPFDVHPIVMYYNKDLLAKAGITTIPQSGEDLVKAAIAVKNATGKWGFAIDNTTGTYKAYTLTRLFMSLIAQQGGSLLNADSTAPNFNNAYGQNALKWLQDLVNVYKVNPTELDYDGAMNTFKLGDAAFYFNGVWATGTLENQAGLNFGAAPLPAIMGGKAAWAGSHTLAIPVQKNQDPKKVEAAVTFIKWMTANGELWAKAGHIPTRKSVAEKATFKALPYRADYAAAAAFALPTPRTAAWEEIYGTLSDKLEYAVTKNQNTTQALADMEKTVKDIIATY, encoded by the coding sequence ATGAGAAAGAACATTCTGTTGGTTGTGTTGGTGGCGTTGCTTGCCTCAAACATGTTGTTTGCACAAGCTGCACCCGAACAAAAAAAAGCGGAAGGACCTATAGAAATCACATTCTGGTCTTTATTCACCGGAGGGGATGGAGAATTCTTTGACGCTATGGTCAAGCAATTCAATGCATCCCAAGATAAAATCATCATGAAGAATGACATGGTCAAGTTTGACAATTATTACACCAAACTAACCACTGCCCTTGCAGCAAAGACAGCTCCTGATGTTGTAGTCGTACACCAAGGCAATTTGCTCAACTATGTTCCAAGCGGTTCATTGCTTGCCTTGGATGGCCTCTTTGACGAAGCCACGCTTGCAGATTTCCAGAAAGCACCCTTGGATGGATGCCGCTTCGAAGGAAAGCTTTATTCGATTCCGTTTGATGTACATCCTATAGTTATGTACTATAACAAGGATTTGCTTGCAAAAGCTGGCATTACAACAATACCCCAGAGTGGGGAGGATTTGGTAAAGGCAGCCATCGCAGTGAAGAATGCTACAGGAAAGTGGGGATTTGCTATAGACAATACGACAGGAACCTATAAAGCGTATACGCTGACCAGATTGTTCATGTCTTTGATTGCACAGCAAGGGGGAAGCCTCCTCAACGCCGATAGCACTGCACCGAATTTCAATAATGCATATGGTCAAAATGCTTTGAAATGGCTGCAGGACCTAGTCAACGTCTATAAAGTAAACCCGACCGAACTCGATTATGATGGTGCCATGAATACGTTCAAGCTTGGCGATGCGGCCTTCTACTTCAATGGTGTCTGGGCAACAGGAACCCTTGAGAACCAGGCAGGTTTGAACTTCGGAGCCGCTCCGCTTCCTGCAATCATGGGCGGAAAGGCTGCTTGGGCTGGATCTCACACACTTGCTATCCCGGTACAGAAAAACCAAGATCCTAAAAAAGTCGAGGCTGCTGTAACCTTTATCAAGTGGATGACTGCCAATGGTGAACTCTGGGCAAAGGCAGGGCATATTCCTACCAGAAAGAGCGTTGCAGAGAAAGCTACCTTCAAGGCTTTGCCTTACAGGGCAGATTACGCAGCAGCCGCTGCATTTGCCTTGCCTACTCCCAGAACTGCTGCCTGGGAAGAAATCTATGGGACGCTCAGTGACAAACTGGAGTATGCGGTGACCAAGAACCAGAATACCACCCAGGCTCTTGCCGATATGGAAAAAACGGTAAAAGACATTATCGCAACCTATTGA
- a CDS encoding carbohydrate ABC transporter permease → MIPGNKDNRDGILFSLPFLLVYFAFMVYPLLYGFYISFFNWDILSTAKFIGLKNYSTLFSDVKFYTSLWHTLQFVLITTPSLLLVGFIMALAVTSKSPLTRIMENAFFFPYIFSMTVVSTLWAWIMQKDFGIFNQALMAMGRQPISWLTNENFAMWSVALTTLWWTAGFNMVLFSAGIKQIPKEVFESAAIDGANYFQRITYITVPLVSSTTVLCLILQIIASFNVFGQVYVMTGGGPHGTTRVLVQYIYETGFKYYKMGYSAAMSYILFAIIMVVSVVQYLTLTRREQV, encoded by the coding sequence ATGATACCCGGAAACAAAGACAACAGAGATGGAATTCTTTTCTCACTTCCATTCCTACTCGTATATTTCGCCTTTATGGTATATCCATTGCTGTATGGGTTTTATATAAGTTTTTTCAATTGGGACATTCTCTCAACGGCAAAATTTATTGGTTTGAAGAACTACTCTACCCTTTTTTCCGATGTAAAATTCTACACCTCACTCTGGCATACCCTTCAGTTTGTACTCATTACTACGCCAAGCTTACTTTTGGTCGGGTTTATAATGGCTCTGGCAGTCACTTCAAAGTCACCTTTGACCAGAATCATGGAAAACGCATTCTTCTTTCCCTATATTTTCTCAATGACTGTTGTCAGCACGCTATGGGCATGGATCATGCAAAAGGATTTCGGGATATTCAACCAGGCATTGATGGCGATGGGAAGACAACCTATCAGCTGGCTGACCAACGAAAACTTTGCTATGTGGTCGGTAGCCTTGACGACCCTCTGGTGGACTGCAGGATTCAATATGGTCCTGTTTAGCGCCGGTATCAAGCAAATTCCCAAGGAAGTCTTTGAATCGGCAGCAATAGACGGTGCGAACTATTTTCAGAGAATCACCTATATTACCGTTCCTTTGGTGTCTTCCACGACGGTGCTTTGCCTAATCCTCCAGATTATTGCTTCTTTCAATGTATTCGGCCAAGTCTATGTAATGACCGGGGGAGGTCCACATGGAACTACAAGGGTGCTGGTACAGTATATCTATGAGACAGGGTTCAAATATTACAAAATGGGATATAGCGCAGCTATGAGCTACATCCTATTCGCAATCATCATGGTTGTATCAGTTGTCCAATACCTGACACTCACCAGGAGGGAACAGGTATGA
- a CDS encoding carbohydrate ABC transporter permease: protein MKRHPLKQKTGITILSLLFIAIWFFPLIWMVITSMKLENEVITKTFSFFPANPTFANYTKAFTSTYILNWMVNSAIVSLGAMVLTLIIDAPIAYAFAKIQFKGKNLLFWIVMGGMMVPFQVLIVPLYLQFNSYGMINTLASVVLPRIALPIGIFILKQFYEGIPVDLEEAAFIDGSSRLRIFLRIILPLGQSAMATVIILSFINTWNDFLWPLIAINDTIKYTITVGIANFQGTHGTQYSLIMAGATIASIPQILFYIFFRKKIIAGIATSGMKG from the coding sequence ATGAAAAGACATCCTTTGAAACAAAAGACAGGAATCACGATTCTTTCCCTGCTATTCATAGCTATTTGGTTTTTCCCTCTTATATGGATGGTCATAACCTCCATGAAATTGGAAAATGAAGTCATTACCAAGACGTTCTCCTTTTTCCCGGCTAATCCAACCTTTGCAAACTATACCAAGGCATTTACCTCAACCTATATCCTCAACTGGATGGTCAATTCTGCAATTGTTTCCTTGGGGGCCATGGTCCTTACCCTTATCATCGATGCCCCAATTGCCTATGCGTTTGCAAAAATCCAGTTCAAGGGCAAGAACCTGCTTTTCTGGATTGTCATGGGAGGAATGATGGTTCCCTTCCAGGTTCTCATAGTCCCGCTCTATCTGCAATTCAATTCCTATGGGATGATCAATACACTAGCCTCTGTAGTTCTACCCCGCATTGCTCTTCCCATAGGGATATTTATTCTCAAACAATTTTATGAAGGAATCCCTGTCGACTTGGAAGAGGCAGCCTTTATAGATGGGTCTTCTCGGTTGAGAATATTCCTACGAATTATCCTTCCCTTGGGGCAGTCAGCTATGGCTACGGTAATCATTCTGTCATTCATAAACACTTGGAATGATTTCCTTTGGCCGCTTATCGCAATCAATGATACTATTAAGTATACGATCACTGTCGGAATAGCGAACTTCCAGGGAACCCATGGAACCCAGTATTCCTTGATTATGGCAGGGGCTACCATAGCATCCATCCCCCAGATACTTTTCTATATCTTTTTTAGGAAAAAAATTATCGCAGGCATCGCAACTAGCGGAATGAAAGGTTAA